The following are from one region of the Endozoicomonas sp. 4G genome:
- the rsmI gene encoding 16S rRNA (cytidine(1402)-2'-O)-methyltransferase, whose product MSESTLFIVSTPIGHLDDMTPRAIEVLKQVSVIAAEDTRHSRKLLNHFGIETPMVPCHEHNEKHQAEVLLARLQQGDSVALISDAGTPLISDPGFVLVRRVREQGIKVVPVPGACALVAALSVSGLPTDRFYFEGFLPAKSSGRKKRLEALGSMTHTWAVYESTHRILDSLADFREVLGGDRYIVLAREMTKTFETVLAGKVAVVEKILQEDANQCRGEFVVLVEGAEEQKEEAVDPETVKLLQRLLQELPAKKAAAVIADVSGYRKKQLYELSLTMK is encoded by the coding sequence ATGTCTGAAAGTACCCTTTTTATTGTTTCAACCCCCATTGGTCATCTTGATGATATGACGCCGAGAGCCATTGAAGTATTGAAGCAGGTGTCAGTGATTGCCGCAGAAGATACCCGTCACAGTCGGAAGCTGCTTAATCACTTTGGGATTGAGACTCCCATGGTTCCCTGCCATGAGCACAATGAAAAGCATCAGGCGGAGGTGTTATTGGCCCGATTGCAGCAGGGCGACTCCGTGGCCCTGATCAGTGACGCCGGAACGCCCCTGATTTCAGATCCGGGTTTTGTGCTGGTGCGAAGAGTCAGGGAGCAGGGGATTAAAGTGGTGCCTGTTCCCGGTGCCTGTGCGCTGGTGGCGGCTCTGTCGGTCAGTGGCCTGCCAACAGACAGGTTCTATTTTGAAGGCTTTTTACCCGCCAAATCCTCTGGCAGAAAGAAAAGGTTGGAAGCGTTGGGTTCGATGACTCATACCTGGGCTGTCTATGAATCCACGCACCGAATTCTGGACAGCCTTGCCGATTTTCGGGAAGTGTTGGGCGGAGATCGATATATCGTGCTGGCCAGAGAGATGACCAAAACCTTTGAGACGGTGCTTGCAGGCAAGGTGGCCGTGGTGGAAAAAATCTTACAGGAAGACGCTAATCAGTGTCGCGGCGAGTTTGTGGTTCTGGTTGAAGGGGCTGAAGAGCAGAAGGAAGAGGCGGTTGATCCTGAAACCGTTAAATTACTGCAACGGCTGTTGCAGGAGTTACCCGCTAAAAAAGCCGCCGCAGTGATCGCTGATGTGTCCGGCTATCGTAAGAAGCAGCTTTATGAGTTGTCGCTGACGATGAAGTAA